A section of the Mangifera indica cultivar Alphonso chromosome 12, CATAS_Mindica_2.1, whole genome shotgun sequence genome encodes:
- the LOC123192520 gene encoding WAT1-related protein At5g07050-like, which yields MEKLRCCSSFLENSKPYFAMISLQFGYAGMNIITKVSLNRGMSHYVLVVYRHAFATAVIAPFAIFLERKAQPKITFKVFMQIFALALLGPVIDQNFYYAGLKFTSPTFSCAMSNMLPAMTFVMAVIFRMEKLDLKKIRCQAKVVGTVVTVAGAMLMTLYKGPIVELFWTKHIHPHKSYANTSSSTGSSDREWFIGSILLIIATFAWASLFVLQTKALETYRNHQLSLTTLVCFVGTLQAIAVTFVMEHKLSVWQIGWDMNLLAAAYAGIVTSSISYYVQGLVIKKRGPVFATAFSPLMMIIVAILGSFILAENIYLGGAIGSLLIVIGLYSVLWGKHKEKKEEFLAEQILDPVKGEQVNGNGHSASMIEDIEANQVELQKAEANNNMKLDSSVSICMPAAKVHQEK from the exons ATGGAGAAGTTAAGATGTTGCAGCAGTTTCCTGGAGAACTCTAAACCTTACTTCGCCATGATCTCTTTGCAGTTCGGATATGCCGGCATGAACATCATCACTAAGGTTTCATTAAACCGCGGCATGTCTCACTACGTTCTTGTGGTCTATCGCCACGCCTTTGCCACAGCAGTCATTGCTCCTTTCGCCATATTTCTCGAGAG AAAAGCTCAACCAAAGATCACATTTAAAGTCTTCATGCAGATTTTTGCCCTTGCCCTTCTGGG GCCCGTGATTGACCAAAATTTCTATTACGCCGGTTTGAAATTTACTTCTCCGACTTTTTCATGTGCCATGAGCAACATGCTTCCGGCGATGACGTTTGTTATGGCAGTCATATTCCG AATGGAGAAGCTggatttgaagaaaataaggTGTCAAGCGAAGGTTGTGGGAACTGTAGTGACAGTGGCTGGGGCAATGTTGATGACCTTATACAAGGGACCCATTGTTGAACTCTTTTGGACCAAACATATTCATCCTCATAAATCTTACGCCAACACTTCTTCCTCCACCGGTAGCTCCGACAGAGAATGGTTCATCGGTTCAATTCTTCTCATCATCGCTACCTTCGCCTGGGCGTCTCTCTTCGTTTTACAG ACGAAAGCATTGGAGACATACAGAAACCATCAGCTGTCGCTCACAACGCTCGTGTGCTTCGTGGGCACTTTACAAGCTATTGCGGTGACATTTGTGATGGAGCACAAGCTCTCAGTGTGGCAGATTGGCTGGGACATGAACCTCCTCGCCGCAGCCTACGCT GGCATTGTGACATCAAGTATTTCGTACTATGTTCAAGGGCTTGTGATAAAGAAAAGAGGCCCTGTTTTTGCCACTGCTTTCAGCCCGTTGATGATGATCATTGTCGCCATTCTGGGCTCGTTCATCCTGGCGGAGAATATTTATCTCggagg TGCGATCGGCTCATTGCTGATAGTAATAGGCCTCTACTCCGTGCTGTGGGGCAAacacaaagaaaagaaagaagaatttcTAGCCGAACAGATTCTGGATCCCGTAAAGGGAGAACAAGTGAATGGGAATGGGCATTCCGCTTCAATGATTGAAGATATTGAAGCAAATCAAGTTGAATTACAAAAGGCAGAAGCTAATAACAACATGAAGCTCGATTCATCAGTTTCTATTTGCATGCCTGCAGCCAAAGTCCACCAAGAGAAATAA